The Acomys russatus chromosome 27, mAcoRus1.1, whole genome shotgun sequence genome includes the window TCGTCTGGACCAACTTTATTCTATAGCTATACACatttaactattattattattatagtttgatacaatgaggaaaacaaacaaaaaactgataaatttaaaaacacgTAGTACTCATTTGTTGACTACCTCCAACATGATTTATTCCTTAGGATTTTCACATCTACCACGAAGCACATCTTTAAAGGTAAAAGCTAGACAGATAGGAGCTGCATAATTAAAAACTAGTTATTTTCTATGAAGTATGCAAAAATACCCCATCACATTCAATAATGCAACACATATTAAAGAttatgctcttttaaaaaaaagatttattatatatactgtgtTCTACTTGCTTGTACATCTACACAtcagatcagaagagggcaccagatctcattatagatggctttctataagtcaccatgtggttcctgggaattgaactcatgacttttggaagaacagccagggttcttaacctctgagccatctcttcagccctttttttggttttttgagagagggtttctctgtgtagccttgggtgtcctggactcactttgtagaccaggctgaccttgaactcacagtgacccgcctgcctctgcctcccaagtgctgggactaaaggagtgtgccaccacacctgaccaagactatgctttttcttttcttttcttttctttttttttttaagattttgtttcgttattactatgtatacaatgttctgcctgcatgtacacctacacacctggAGAGGaccccagatctcattacagatagttgtgagccaccatgtggttactgggaattgaactcagaacttttggaagaacagtcagtgctcttaacatctgagacatctctccagcccaagattatGCTTTTGAATTGACTTCATCATTGTCTTTTCTGTTGGAACTACACTGTGGAATATAAAGAAAAGGTCTTAAAATTGTATAatgaagtataaaaaaaaataaaaaataaaagtatacctTCTCGAGTTGCCAAGTTATCTTAGCCAGAGTTCTTCCCTACAAATGATAATGCAAAATGCAGGCAAAATCCATTAAGACCACCAGCCTGAGGACAAGCTCTGTCCTGGTTTTCAGCATTTCTTCCCTGCCTTGGCATGCGTGAGGATGTGAGTCTTCAGGTTATTTGACTGAACAAACCTCTTCTCGCAGCCGTCAAAGGGACACACAAAGCGTCTCTCACCGGTGTGGATGCGGACATGGGTGCGCAAGTTGAAATCTAGCGAGAAGCGCTTCCCACACCCTTCGAACGTGCACTGAAatggcttctctccagtatgaaccAGAAAATGGCGCTTGAGTTTCGAGCTCTCTGCAAAACCTTTTCCAcactctgcacacacatgctccctTGGACTGTGAACAAGCATGTGTTTCCTCAGGGCATTTTTATCCCTCAGTGGCTTCCTGCACCCACTGTGAGGACACTCTACCATTGATAAAGCACCAAGATATTCActgcccttttccttctctccagcaAACCCTGCAAGCTGCTTATGACCCGATAAATCAATCGCCGATGCTTTTCCAACAGGAAGCTGCCTGCTGCTCGTGGACTCAAAACAGCCAAGTTCTGAGTTCTCTTCAACTCTCTGCAGAGGCAGCTCTCCCTTGGCCTGACTTTTCTCTTGTGTCATTTCCTTTGTCGTGTATTCCAAAGAACATTCAAGAAGAGAATTTTCTTCAAGAACATGGTGAGAAAGGTTGTGTTCAGCTTCCTCTAGGTTTTCGAAGGATTTAAAAAGCAAATCCTCTTCCAAAGCGGGCTGAGAAAACTCACCGCTTATGACGCACTCTATGTAACCATCAGGGAAGTCATCTTCCTCAGGCTCGGGGCTGCTCTCACTGCACACACCTTCCTCCTCGATGATGTATGTTATGTAAGGAGGTGTCATCTGGGCTTGCATTTCGTCATCTTGTTTTAGGTTCGCTGTACTGAGGGCTCTTCCTTCCGGCTCTTTCTGGTCACTTTTCTTTGCCACTTTCTTCATCATGTTCTCTTAGCTGCTTCCTCCTTCAAAGACGAGTGTAAATTACTTCCAAGGCAGCGCTGATCCAGAGAAGTCACCTCAGGCAAACACCTGCCTTAGATAATAACTTGAAGTTAAAATATATTCCAGGGCTGGAGCCACTGTGAGACGGTGACTTCAGTAAATGGCTTATGGGTAGTGGGATGGCTCACCAGAAAGCTGCCTGCCACTGAGCAGCTTGATCCTGGGATACCCGTGGTAGGAAAGAAGAGACTTTTAGGTTGTCCTGACCACCACCGCTgagccacacacacagatgcacgcaTGCACTTGCTAAACAAAGTTATGTGAATAATGGTTCACCACTTGATCATCTCATGAGATACcagaaaaggcctttggcaaAAACCCAACACTTTTTCATAATTCTtggagatcagggatacaaaggatatacctaaaca containing:
- the Zfp42 gene encoding zinc finger protein 42 homolog; protein product: MMKKVAKKSDQKEPEGRALSTANLKQDDEMQAQMTPPYITYIIEEEGVCSESSPEPEEDDFPDGYIECVISGEFSQPALEEDLLFKSFENLEEAEHNLSHHVLEENSLLECSLEYTTKEMTQEKSQAKGELPLQRVEENSELGCFESTSSRQLPVGKASAIDLSGHKQLAGFAGEKEKGSEYLGALSMVECPHSGCRKPLRDKNALRKHMLVHSPREHVCAECGKGFAESSKLKRHFLVHTGEKPFQCTFEGCGKRFSLDFNLRTHVRIHTGERRFVCPFDGCEKRFVQSNNLKTHILTHAKAGKKC